The Streptomyces sp. NBC_00440 genome contains a region encoding:
- a CDS encoding IS701 family transposase: protein MRANELAACRGRLEEFAGEVFAPLARADQRVKGGLYLRGLLLDGRRKSMQPMAGRLGVDHQQLQQFMTSSTWPVDTVRAGLARRAVAVVRPQVWVVDDTGFPKDGTSSPGVARQYSGTLGKVGNCQIGVSVHAASDTASCPLSWRLFLPGSWDGAEAAGRRARCRIPDEQQHRPKWRLALDMLDELAALGLRPAVLVADAGYGANADFRHGLEDRGLAYALQVKGEMTAHTESAVPHQPPYGGLGPRPLPRYRTRPISLREHVLAAGRARAVTVTWRKGSKAAMSARFVFLRVRLAGRRPKPAPDGAIALRWLIAQWPEGENEPVKYWISNLPADIPARDLVRLAKLRWHIEHDYRELKTTLGLDHFEGRSFTGWHRHVTLVTAAHLFLTEQRSSPKAPARA from the coding sequence ATGAGGGCGAATGAACTCGCAGCGTGCCGGGGCCGGTTGGAGGAGTTCGCTGGGGAGGTGTTCGCGCCTTTGGCGCGTGCTGATCAGCGGGTGAAGGGCGGGCTGTATCTGCGGGGTCTGTTGCTGGACGGGCGTCGGAAGTCGATGCAGCCGATGGCCGGGCGACTCGGGGTGGACCATCAGCAGTTGCAGCAGTTCATGACGTCGTCGACCTGGCCGGTGGACACGGTTCGTGCCGGATTGGCCCGCCGGGCGGTGGCGGTGGTGCGTCCGCAGGTGTGGGTGGTGGACGACACCGGGTTCCCGAAGGACGGGACGTCCTCGCCCGGGGTAGCCAGGCAGTACTCCGGCACCCTGGGCAAGGTCGGGAACTGCCAGATCGGGGTCAGCGTCCACGCCGCGTCCGACACCGCGTCGTGCCCACTGTCCTGGCGTCTGTTCCTGCCCGGCAGCTGGGACGGGGCCGAAGCTGCCGGCCGTCGGGCCCGCTGCCGCATTCCTGATGAGCAACAGCACCGGCCGAAGTGGCGGCTCGCGCTGGACATGCTCGACGAACTGGCGGCCTTGGGGTTGCGGCCCGCGGTGCTGGTCGCGGACGCCGGCTACGGAGCGAACGCCGACTTCCGCCACGGCCTGGAGGACCGCGGCCTCGCCTACGCCCTGCAGGTCAAGGGCGAGATGACCGCCCATACCGAATCGGCCGTGCCACACCAGCCGCCCTACGGCGGGCTCGGACCGCGTCCGCTGCCCCGCTACCGGACCCGGCCCATCAGCCTGCGCGAACACGTCCTGGCCGCCGGACGTGCACGAGCGGTCACGGTCACCTGGCGCAAGGGCTCCAAAGCAGCCATGTCCGCCCGCTTCGTGTTCCTGCGCGTCCGCCTAGCCGGCCGCCGCCCGAAACCCGCCCCGGACGGTGCCATCGCTCTTCGGTGGTTGATCGCGCAGTGGCCCGAAGGGGAGAACGAGCCGGTCAAGTACTGGATTTCCAACCTTCCGGCCGACATTCCGGCCCGGGACCTCGTCCGCCTCGCGAAACTACGGTGGCACATCGAACACGACTACCGCGAGCTGAAAACGACGCTCGGACTCGACCATTTCGAGGGCCGCTCATTCACCGGCTGGCACCGCCACGTCACCCTCGTCACCGCCGCCCACCTCTTCCTGACCGAACAGCGGTCCTCCCCAAAAGCCCCTGCCAGGGCCTGA
- a CDS encoding DALR anticodon-binding domain-containing protein, protein MTPAELSCTVARAVRRAVDEGALSVPVPERVRVERPRPGGRGDYATSAALQLAGPAGMAPRAVAEALRQRIAGTRGIERVEITGPGFLNFTLVPDGSGTVVRTVLAEGAGYGTGSSGTEPHPATAPAGTGGPARGTSATATDHPRLDAARWGALFGGAGAGLLVRRESNPLFRVQYAHARSRALLRNARDLGFRAAYGTEYDAACERDREAAALVAALADYPAAVESATGPGPRETPRTAPASFGAGHRIARQLVVVADAFLAFHIGVLPVGDEKPSAAHRSRLALTEAAGTVLAGGLSLLGISAPEHI, encoded by the coding sequence GTGACTCCCGCAGAGCTCTCCTGTACCGTCGCGCGCGCCGTGCGCCGCGCGGTCGACGAGGGTGCCCTGTCCGTGCCCGTTCCCGAGCGGGTCAGGGTCGAGCGGCCCAGGCCCGGCGGGCGCGGCGACTACGCGACCAGCGCGGCGCTCCAGCTCGCCGGCCCCGCCGGGATGGCCCCCCGCGCGGTGGCCGAGGCCCTGCGGCAGCGGATCGCCGGTACGCGGGGGATCGAACGGGTCGAGATCACCGGCCCGGGCTTTCTGAACTTCACGCTGGTGCCCGACGGCTCCGGCACGGTCGTACGCACGGTGCTCGCGGAGGGCGCCGGCTACGGGACGGGCAGCAGCGGGACGGAGCCGCACCCTGCGACGGCCCCGGCCGGCACCGGCGGCCCGGCCCGCGGGACGTCCGCCACCGCCACCGACCACCCGCGCCTCGACGCCGCCCGCTGGGGCGCCCTCTTCGGCGGCGCCGGCGCCGGGCTGCTGGTGCGGCGCGAGAGCAATCCGCTGTTCCGGGTGCAGTACGCCCACGCCCGCAGCCGCGCCCTGCTGCGCAACGCCCGTGACCTCGGCTTCCGTGCCGCGTACGGAACCGAGTACGACGCGGCCTGCGAGCGGGACCGCGAGGCAGCCGCGCTGGTCGCCGCCCTCGCCGACTACCCGGCGGCCGTCGAGTCCGCGACCGGCCCCGGCCCCCGCGAGACCCCCCGTACCGCACCCGCGTCCTTCGGCGCGGGGCACCGGATCGCCCGGCAGCTCGTCGTGGTCGCCGATGCCTTCCTGGCGTTCCACATCGGGGTGCTCCCCGTCGGGGACGAGAAACCCTCGGCCGCCCACCGCTCCCGGCTCGCCCTCACCGAGGCCGCCGGGACGGTGCTGGCAGGCGGCCTGTCCCTGCTCGGTATCAGCGCACCCGAACACATCTGA
- the thrB gene encoding homoserine kinase: protein MAGPAFRAAAVRVRTPATSANLGPGFDAFGLSLGLYDDVVVRVADTGLHVDIAGEGAETLPRDESHLLVRSLRTAFDLLGGQPRGLEVVCANRIPHGRGLGSSSAAICAGIVAARAVTIGGAEKLDDEALLELATEIEGHPDNVAACLLGGFTLAWTDGGTARAIRMDPADSIVPVVFVPGRPVLTETARGLLPRSVPHVDAAANAGRAALLVEALTRRPELLLAATEDRLHQEYRSPAMPESVALVNRLRADGVPAVISGAGPTVLALVENSAADKVARLAGEGWAANRLPLDATGTSVLPLGT, encoded by the coding sequence ATGGCCGGTCCCGCGTTCCGTGCCGCCGCCGTCCGGGTGCGCACCCCTGCCACCAGCGCCAACCTCGGACCGGGCTTCGACGCCTTCGGTCTGTCGCTGGGGCTGTACGACGACGTGGTCGTCCGGGTCGCCGACACCGGGCTGCACGTCGACATCGCCGGTGAGGGCGCCGAGACGCTCCCGCGCGACGAGAGCCATCTGCTCGTACGGTCGCTGCGCACCGCCTTCGATCTGCTCGGCGGGCAGCCGCGCGGCCTCGAAGTCGTCTGCGCCAACCGCATCCCGCACGGCCGCGGCCTCGGCTCCTCCTCCGCCGCCATCTGCGCCGGTATCGTCGCCGCCCGGGCCGTGACCATAGGCGGCGCCGAGAAGCTCGACGACGAGGCCCTGCTCGAACTCGCCACCGAGATCGAGGGCCACCCCGACAACGTCGCCGCCTGCCTCCTCGGCGGCTTCACACTGGCCTGGACCGACGGCGGAACCGCCCGCGCCATCAGGATGGATCCGGCGGACTCCATCGTTCCGGTGGTTTTCGTCCCCGGCAGGCCGGTACTCACCGAGACGGCCCGTGGCCTCCTCCCGCGGTCCGTCCCCCATGTGGACGCGGCCGCCAACGCTGGCCGCGCAGCCCTGCTCGTGGAGGCGCTGACCAGGCGCCCCGAGCTGCTGCTGGCCGCCACCGAAGACCGGCTGCACCAGGAGTACCGTTCCCCGGCGATGCCCGAGAGCGTGGCCCTGGTCAACCGACTGCGGGCGGACGGCGTCCCCGCGGTGATCTCCGGCGCGGGCCCCACAGTGCTCGCGCTGGTCGAGAACAGTGCGGCCGACAAGGTCGCACGCCTGGCCGGCGAAGGGTGGGCGGCCAACCGGCTGCCTCTCGACGCCACCGGTACGAGCGTCCTGCCACTGGGTACCTGA
- a CDS encoding homoserine dehydrogenase, translating to MMRTRPLKVALLGCGVVGSEVARIMTTHADDLAARIGAPVELAGVAVRRPSKVREGIDPSLITTDAMALVKRGDIDVVIEVIGGIEPARTLIAAAFEHGASVVSANKALLAKDGTALHALAQGHGRDLYYEAAVAGAIPLVRPLRESLAGDKVNRVLGIVNGTTNFILDKMDSTGAGYSEALDEATALGYAEADPTADVEGFDAAAKAAILAGIAFHTRVRLDDVHREGLTEVTAADIASAKRMGCTVKLLAICERAADGKSVTARVHPAMIPLSHPLASVREAYNAVFIEAEAAGQLMFYGPGAGGSPTASAVLGDLVAVCRNRLNEATGPGESAYTMLPVSPMGDVVTRYHISLDVADKPGVLAQVATVFAEQGVSIDTVRQQGRQDGGGEASLVVVTHRAPDAALSGTVEALRKLDTVLGVASIMRVEGE from the coding sequence ATGATGCGTACGCGTCCGCTGAAGGTGGCGCTGCTGGGCTGTGGAGTCGTCGGCTCAGAGGTGGCGCGCATCATGACGACGCACGCCGACGACCTCGCGGCGCGCATCGGCGCCCCCGTCGAGCTCGCCGGTGTGGCCGTCCGCCGCCCTTCCAAGGTCCGTGAGGGCATCGACCCCTCGCTCATCACCACGGATGCGATGGCCCTGGTCAAACGCGGGGACATCGACGTCGTGATCGAGGTCATCGGGGGCATCGAGCCCGCCCGTACGCTGATCGCCGCCGCCTTCGAGCACGGCGCGAGCGTCGTCTCCGCCAACAAGGCGCTGCTCGCCAAGGACGGCACCGCGCTGCACGCGCTCGCCCAGGGACACGGCAGGGACCTCTACTACGAGGCCGCCGTGGCCGGTGCGATCCCGCTCGTCCGCCCGCTGCGCGAATCGCTCGCGGGCGACAAGGTGAACCGCGTCCTGGGCATCGTCAACGGCACCACCAACTTCATCCTCGACAAGATGGACAGCACCGGCGCCGGGTACTCGGAGGCGCTGGACGAGGCCACCGCGCTCGGCTATGCCGAGGCCGACCCGACGGCGGACGTCGAGGGGTTCGACGCGGCGGCCAAGGCCGCGATCCTCGCCGGAATCGCCTTCCACACGCGGGTACGGCTCGACGACGTCCACCGCGAGGGCCTCACCGAGGTCACCGCGGCCGACATCGCGTCCGCCAAGCGCATGGGCTGCACCGTCAAGCTGCTCGCCATCTGTGAGCGCGCCGCCGACGGCAAGTCCGTCACCGCCCGTGTCCACCCCGCGATGATCCCGCTCAGCCACCCGCTGGCCTCGGTGCGCGAGGCGTACAACGCGGTGTTCATCGAGGCCGAGGCCGCCGGGCAGCTGATGTTCTACGGCCCCGGCGCCGGCGGCTCACCCACCGCGTCCGCGGTCCTCGGCGACCTGGTCGCGGTCTGCCGGAACAGGCTCAACGAGGCCACCGGGCCCGGCGAGTCGGCGTACACGATGCTGCCCGTGAGTCCCATGGGCGATGTCGTCACGCGCTACCACATCAGCCTCGACGTGGCCGACAAACCGGGCGTTCTCGCCCAGGTGGCCACGGTCTTCGCCGAGCAGGGCGTATCGATCGACACGGTACGCCAGCAGGGCCGGCAGGACGGAGGCGGCGAGGCATCCCTCGTCGTCGTCACCCACCGCGCGCCCGACGCCGCCCTTTCAGGGACCGTCGAGGCGCTGCGCAAGCTCGACACCGTGCTCGGTGTCGCCAGCATCATGCGTGTTGAAGGGGAGTAA
- a CDS encoding MFS transporter produces the protein MTGRIPAESSPPAGPGEHYKWIALSNTTLGVLMVMINQSIVLIALPDIFRGIHLDPLDSANTSYLLWMLMGFMVVTAVLVVTFGRLGDMFGRVRMYNLGFAAFTLCSVMLSVTWMDGSAGALWLIGWRIAQGVGGALLFANSTAILTDAFPANQRGTALGINSIAAIAGSFLGLILGGVLAPVNWKMIFLVSVPFGVFGTIWAYLKLHDTGVRAKARMDWWGNVTFAVGLISVLVGITYGIQPYGGSTMGWLNPWVLAALIGGVVVLGAFVWIETQVAEPLFRLSLFRLRAFTAGNIASLLTALGRGGLQFMLIIWLQGIWLPLHGYSFEKTPLWAGIYMIPLTVGFLLSAPLSGWLSDRLGARPFTVGGALLTAVSFLALMTLPTDFHYWIFALLLVVNGVGSGLFASPNRAEIMNAVPAESRGAGSGMTATFQNSAMVLSIGIFFSLMIAGLSHSLPSAMHDGLVSQGVPGAEATQVSQLPPIAVLFAAFLGYNPLQQLLGDHLTKLPDGGKHLTSKEFFPHLISGPFHQGLVIAFWFAVAACLVAALSSLLTGRVGRKHRVLSPESLGSEMAGVSGGAGLGLSEPVVPDGEGTRSADPGRGATSAGRGGPPRA, from the coding sequence ATGACCGGTCGAATACCCGCAGAGTCGTCGCCCCCGGCCGGACCGGGGGAGCACTACAAGTGGATCGCGCTGTCGAACACCACGCTCGGCGTGCTGATGGTGATGATCAATCAGTCGATCGTGCTGATCGCGCTTCCGGACATCTTCCGCGGCATTCATCTTGACCCGCTGGACTCCGCGAACACCAGCTATCTGCTCTGGATGCTGATGGGCTTCATGGTGGTCACCGCGGTGCTGGTGGTCACCTTCGGCAGGCTCGGCGACATGTTCGGCCGGGTCCGTATGTACAACCTCGGCTTCGCCGCCTTCACGCTCTGCTCGGTCATGCTCTCGGTCACCTGGATGGACGGCAGCGCGGGCGCGCTCTGGCTCATCGGCTGGCGCATCGCGCAGGGGGTCGGCGGTGCGCTGCTCTTCGCCAACTCCACGGCGATCCTCACCGACGCGTTCCCGGCGAACCAGCGCGGTACGGCGCTGGGCATCAACTCCATCGCCGCCATCGCCGGTTCGTTCCTCGGGCTGATCCTGGGCGGTGTGCTGGCCCCGGTGAACTGGAAGATGATCTTCCTTGTGTCGGTGCCGTTCGGCGTTTTCGGCACCATCTGGGCCTATCTGAAGCTCCACGACACCGGGGTGCGGGCCAAGGCGCGGATGGACTGGTGGGGCAATGTCACGTTCGCCGTCGGGCTGATCTCGGTACTGGTCGGCATCACGTACGGCATCCAGCCCTACGGCGGCAGCACCATGGGCTGGCTCAACCCGTGGGTGCTGGCCGCGCTGATCGGCGGGGTGGTCGTGCTGGGGGCGTTCGTCTGGATCGAGACACAGGTGGCCGAGCCGCTCTTCCGGCTCTCGCTCTTCCGGCTGCGGGCCTTCACCGCGGGCAACATCGCCAGCCTGCTGACCGCGCTGGGGCGCGGCGGCCTCCAGTTCATGCTGATCATCTGGCTCCAGGGGATCTGGCTGCCCCTGCACGGCTACAGCTTCGAGAAGACCCCGCTCTGGGCGGGTATCTACATGATCCCGCTGACCGTCGGCTTCCTGCTCTCGGCCCCGCTCTCGGGCTGGCTCTCGGACCGGCTCGGGGCGCGGCCCTTCACGGTCGGCGGCGCGCTGCTCACCGCGGTGAGCTTCCTGGCGCTGATGACGCTGCCCACCGACTTCCACTACTGGATCTTCGCGCTGCTGCTGGTGGTCAACGGCGTGGGCTCCGGCCTCTTCGCCTCACCGAACCGGGCCGAGATCATGAACGCCGTCCCCGCCGAGTCGCGCGGCGCCGGATCCGGGATGACCGCGACCTTCCAGAACTCCGCGATGGTCCTGTCGATCGGCATCTTCTTCAGCCTGATGATCGCGGGCCTCTCGCACAGCCTGCCGAGCGCGATGCACGACGGTCTGGTGTCGCAGGGCGTGCCCGGCGCCGAGGCCACGCAGGTGTCCCAACTCCCGCCGATCGCCGTGCTCTTCGCGGCCTTCCTCGGCTACAACCCCCTTCAGCAGCTCCTCGGGGACCATCTGACCAAGCTGCCGGACGGCGGCAAGCACCTCACCAGTAAGGAGTTCTTCCCGCATCTGATCTCCGGCCCCTTCCACCAGGGGCTGGTCATCGCCTTCTGGTTCGCGGTGGCGGCCTGCCTGGTGGCCGCGCTCTCCTCGCTGCTGACGGGCAGGGTGGGCCGCAAGCACCGGGTGCTGTCGCCGGAGTCGCTGGGCTCCGAGATGGCCGGTGTCTCCGGAGGCGCAGGCCTGGGCCTGAGCGAGCCGGTCGTACCGGACGGTGAGGGCACCCGGTCGGCAGATCCCGGGCGCGGGGCGACCTCGGCGGGGCGCGGCGGCCCACCGCGCGCCTAG
- the thrC gene encoding threonine synthase → MTTKGTHQWRGIIEEYRDRLPVTSTTPVVTLREGGTPLVPAQVLSERTGCEVHLKVEGANPTGSFKDRGMTMAITHAKEQGAQAVICASTGNTSASAAAYAVRAGMVCAVLVPQGKIALGKMGQALVHGAKILQVDGNFDDCLTLARSLSDNYPVALVNSVNPSRIEGQKTGAFEIVDALGDAPDIHVLPVGNAGNITAYWKGYKEYAADRMATRTPRMWGFQASGSAPIVRGEIVKDPSTIATAIRIGNPASWQFALDAREESGGFIDEVTDRQILSAYRLLASQEGVFVEPASAASVAGLLKAAEEGKVDPGQRIVCTVTGNGLKDPDWAVAGAPQPVTVPVDAVVAAERLGLVP, encoded by the coding sequence ATGACCACCAAGGGCACCCACCAGTGGCGCGGCATCATCGAGGAGTACCGGGACCGTCTCCCGGTCACGAGCACGACACCGGTCGTGACACTCCGTGAGGGCGGTACGCCGCTCGTCCCCGCGCAGGTCCTTTCCGAGCGCACCGGCTGCGAGGTACACCTCAAGGTCGAGGGCGCCAACCCCACGGGGTCCTTCAAGGACCGGGGCATGACCATGGCGATCACCCACGCCAAGGAGCAGGGCGCGCAGGCCGTCATCTGCGCCTCCACCGGCAATACATCGGCCTCGGCGGCCGCCTATGCCGTACGGGCCGGAATGGTCTGCGCGGTCCTGGTGCCGCAGGGCAAGATCGCCCTCGGCAAGATGGGTCAGGCGCTGGTGCACGGCGCGAAGATCCTCCAGGTGGACGGCAACTTCGACGACTGCCTGACGCTGGCCCGCTCGCTCTCGGACAACTACCCGGTGGCGCTGGTCAATTCGGTCAATCCGTCCCGTATCGAGGGTCAGAAGACCGGAGCCTTCGAGATCGTCGACGCGCTCGGTGACGCCCCCGACATCCACGTACTGCCCGTCGGCAACGCCGGTAACATCACGGCGTACTGGAAGGGTTACAAGGAGTACGCGGCGGACAGGATGGCCACCCGGACCCCCCGGATGTGGGGCTTCCAGGCCTCCGGCTCCGCCCCCATCGTCCGCGGCGAGATCGTCAAGGACCCCTCCACCATCGCCACGGCGATCCGGATCGGGAACCCGGCCTCCTGGCAGTTCGCGCTCGACGCGCGCGAGGAGTCCGGCGGCTTCATCGACGAGGTCACCGACCGTCAGATCCTCTCCGCGTACCGGCTGTTGGCCTCGCAGGAGGGTGTCTTCGTGGAGCCCGCGTCGGCCGCTTCGGTCGCCGGTCTGCTGAAGGCCGCTGAAGAAGGCAAGGTCGACCCCGGCCAGCGGATCGTCTGCACGGTCACCGGCAACGGCCTCAAGGACCCGGACTGGGCCGTCGCGGGAGCCCCGCAGCCGGTCACTGTCCCGGTCGACGCCGTGGTGGCCGCCGAGCGGCTGGGCCTGGTCCCGTAG
- a CDS encoding VC0807 family protein, producing the protein MENATENPKKSMSPLVVDIVIPMGAYYLLKHEGMGTVAALAWSSALPAVRTVWGIVKERRVNGLAALILFVNVVGLSLTTLTGDPRLMLVKDSAGSSAVGIGVLISVLIGRPLMSAGLKPWLVKSSQDKAASWERLSVESRPFRRLESLFSLVWGVALLAECVVRVIAVYSLPVDTMVWLGNVIMGCFVVLAMLVGGGLAAGPMEKLVAADVAARTADAAAQARPTSTGAAAQAHPTSTGATGINTATGTGQAA; encoded by the coding sequence ATGGAAAACGCGACGGAGAACCCGAAGAAGAGCATGAGTCCGCTGGTCGTGGACATCGTCATCCCGATGGGTGCCTACTACCTCCTCAAGCACGAGGGCATGGGCACGGTCGCCGCCCTCGCCTGGAGCAGCGCCCTGCCCGCCGTGCGTACGGTGTGGGGCATCGTCAAGGAGCGCCGGGTCAACGGTCTCGCCGCCCTGATCCTCTTCGTCAACGTCGTCGGCCTGTCGCTCACCACGCTCACCGGTGACCCGCGGCTGATGCTCGTCAAGGACAGCGCGGGCAGCAGCGCGGTCGGCATCGGTGTGCTGATCTCCGTCCTGATCGGAAGGCCGCTGATGTCCGCCGGCCTGAAGCCCTGGCTCGTCAAGAGCAGCCAGGACAAGGCCGCGTCGTGGGAACGGCTTTCGGTGGAATCCCGGCCCTTCCGCCGCCTGGAGTCGCTGTTCTCACTGGTCTGGGGGGTCGCCCTGCTCGCCGAGTGCGTGGTCCGGGTGATCGCCGTGTACTCCCTGCCGGTCGACACGATGGTCTGGCTCGGCAACGTGATCATGGGCTGCTTCGTGGTCCTGGCCATGCTGGTGGGCGGCGGACTCGCGGCGGGTCCGATGGAGAAGCTGGTGGCGGCGGACGTGGCCGCCCGTACAGCGGACGCCGCCGCGCAGGCCCGCCCCACTTCCACCGGCGCTGCCGCGCAGGCGCACCCCACTTCCACCGGCGCCACGGGCATCAACACGGCCACCGGCACCGGGCAGGCGGCCTGA
- the lysA gene encoding diaminopimelate decarboxylase: MSRSAHPAGPRHADVYTEGHYSAPADDLNSLDEKVWSRTVGRNADGVVTVGGIEVTRLAEEFGTPAYFLDEADFRARCRAWADAFGRDADVFYAGKAFLSRAVVKWLQEEGLNLDVCSGGELATALAAGMPAARIAFHGNNKTADEIERAVEAGVGRIVLDSFQEIVRVAHIAQSRGVRQRVQIRVTVGVEAHTHEFIATAHEDQKFGIALADGQAAEAVRRALKLDGLELIGIHSHIGSQIFDMAGFEVSARRVVQLLAEVRDEHGVELPEIDLGGGLGIAYTSEDDPREPQEIAKALGEIVSRECEAAGLATPRISVEPGRAIVGPTAFTLYEVGTIKPLEGLRTYVSVDGGMSDNIRTALYDAEYSVALVSRTSTAEPMLARVVGKHCESGDIVVKDAFLPADLAPGDLLAVPATGAYCRAMASNYNHALRPPVVAVRDGAARVIVRRETEEDLLRLDVG; the protein is encoded by the coding sequence ATGAGCCGTTCCGCACACCCCGCCGGACCCCGGCACGCCGATGTCTACACCGAGGGCCACTACTCCGCCCCCGCCGATGACCTCAACTCCCTGGACGAGAAGGTCTGGTCGCGTACGGTCGGCCGTAACGCGGACGGGGTCGTCACCGTCGGCGGCATCGAAGTGACCCGGCTGGCCGAGGAGTTCGGCACCCCCGCCTACTTCCTCGACGAGGCCGACTTCCGGGCCAGGTGCCGGGCCTGGGCCGACGCCTTCGGGCGAGACGCGGACGTGTTCTACGCGGGCAAGGCCTTCCTCTCGCGCGCCGTCGTGAAGTGGCTCCAGGAGGAGGGGCTCAACCTCGACGTCTGCTCCGGCGGCGAGCTGGCCACCGCGCTCGCCGCGGGGATGCCCGCCGCACGCATCGCCTTCCACGGCAACAACAAGACCGCCGATGAGATCGAGCGGGCCGTCGAGGCCGGAGTCGGCCGTATCGTGCTCGACTCGTTCCAGGAGATCGTCCGGGTCGCCCACATCGCGCAGAGCCGCGGAGTGCGCCAGCGGGTCCAGATCCGGGTGACGGTCGGCGTCGAGGCGCACACCCACGAGTTCATCGCCACCGCCCACGAGGACCAGAAGTTCGGGATCGCGCTCGCCGACGGCCAGGCCGCCGAAGCCGTGCGCAGGGCGCTCAAGCTCGACGGGCTCGAACTCATCGGCATCCACTCGCACATCGGCTCGCAGATCTTCGACATGGCGGGCTTCGAGGTCTCCGCGCGCCGGGTCGTGCAGCTCCTCGCCGAGGTGCGCGACGAACACGGCGTGGAGCTCCCCGAGATCGACCTCGGCGGCGGCCTCGGCATCGCGTACACCTCGGAGGACGACCCCCGCGAGCCGCAGGAGATCGCCAAGGCACTCGGCGAGATCGTCAGCCGCGAGTGCGAGGCGGCCGGTCTCGCCACCCCGCGTATCTCCGTCGAGCCGGGGCGCGCCATCGTCGGGCCCACCGCCTTCACGCTGTACGAGGTCGGGACCATCAAGCCGCTCGAAGGGCTGCGCACCTACGTCAGCGTCGACGGCGGGATGTCCGACAACATCCGTACCGCCCTCTACGACGCCGAGTACAGCGTGGCGCTGGTCTCCCGCACCTCCACCGCCGAGCCGATGCTCGCCCGGGTCGTGGGCAAGCACTGTGAGAGTGGCGACATCGTGGTCAAGGACGCGTTCCTGCCCGCGGACCTCGCGCCGGGCGATCTGCTGGCCGTCCCGGCCACCGGCGCCTACTGCCGCGCCATGGCGAGCAACTACAACCACGCCCTGCGCCCGCCCGTCGTCGCCGTCAGGGACGGTGCGGCCCGGGTGATCGTCCGGCGTGAGACGGAGGAAGATCTCCTGCGCCTCGATGTCGGCTAG